In one Nostoc sp. KVJ3 genomic region, the following are encoded:
- a CDS encoding DedA family protein: MHLNLPDLITKIGYFGVWAIIFAESGLLIGFFLPGDSLLFTAGFLASVPEPVFNIWVLIFGAFVCAVLGDNVGYATGHKFGRKLFQKEDSWLFQKKHLVKTQDFYHKHGKKTLVLARFTPIIRTFAPIVAGLGAMHYRTFMSYNLIGGFLWTFGITLLGFFLGKSLPPEQVDKYLLPIIGLIIFISLVPSIIHVIQENRANKS, from the coding sequence ATGCATTTAAATTTACCAGACCTAATTACAAAAATTGGCTATTTTGGGGTATGGGCAATTATCTTTGCGGAATCTGGCTTGCTAATTGGTTTTTTTCTGCCAGGAGATAGTTTGCTATTTACTGCTGGATTTCTCGCATCTGTTCCCGAACCAGTGTTTAACATTTGGGTTCTAATTTTTGGTGCTTTTGTTTGTGCAGTCCTTGGTGATAATGTTGGCTACGCTACAGGACACAAATTTGGCAGAAAACTTTTTCAGAAAGAAGATTCATGGTTGTTTCAGAAAAAACACTTGGTAAAAACTCAAGATTTTTATCATAAGCATGGCAAAAAAACGCTAGTTTTGGCGAGGTTTACACCAATTATTCGGACTTTTGCCCCAATTGTAGCTGGACTTGGTGCCATGCATTACCGAACATTTATGTCTTATAACTTAATCGGTGGCTTTCTTTGGACATTTGGCATTACCCTATTAGGATTTTTCTTAGGAAAATCTCTGCCACCTGAACAGGTAGATAAGTATTTATTACCAATTATTGGATTAATTATATTTATTTCTTTAGTGCCGTCGATTATTCATGTAATCCAAGAAAATAGAGCAAATAAAAGTTAA
- a CDS encoding thioredoxin family protein — MSTDSPDKPESPFGKRLRNFLIVMVAIALSVSLVFGLRTETTSATLAKLSESSTPLEVAVSNGKPSLVEFYADWCTVCQKMAPDITQLETEYADKMNFVMLNVDNTKWLPEMLKYRVDGIPHFVFLSQQGETIAQAIGDQPRTIMASNLEALVTGSSLPYAQASGKVSKFSAPVAPTASQDDPRSHGSQVVN, encoded by the coding sequence ATGAGTACTGATTCTCCTGATAAGCCGGAATCCCCATTCGGGAAGCGTTTGAGAAACTTCTTAATTGTAATGGTAGCGATCGCACTTAGCGTTTCCCTCGTCTTCGGATTGCGAACTGAAACAACCTCAGCAACCCTAGCCAAGTTAAGCGAATCGTCCACACCGTTAGAAGTAGCCGTCAGCAACGGCAAACCATCCTTAGTAGAATTTTATGCTGATTGGTGTACTGTCTGTCAGAAAATGGCACCCGATATCACTCAATTGGAAACAGAATATGCTGACAAGATGAATTTTGTCATGCTGAACGTGGATAATACCAAGTGGCTACCAGAAATGTTAAAATATCGGGTAGATGGCATTCCCCATTTTGTATTTTTGAGTCAGCAAGGCGAAACCATCGCCCAAGCGATCGGCGATCAACCCCGGACAATTATGGCTAGTAACTTAGAAGCTTTGGTTACTGGTTCATCTCTCCCCTATGCCCAAGCTAGCGGCAAAGTTTCCAAATTTTCAGCCCCAGTAGCACCAACAGCTAGTCAAGACGATCCTCGCAGTCATGGCAGCCAGGTGGTAAATTAA
- a CDS encoding COP23 domain-containing protein yields MKLASLTNVLVAGGIALSATATINQPSQAESRRGFYCDTSGNKPVTVYTNPRGVSEPWIRWTSNYFRDAGYNKLTRCQDVSQRLENYRRNRDLRFITVGKMNGQNVICTANQVNGRCEKLILTLKPNEDGVQALNNLLAWRQPLSKSNRAPYVDLRDHLGIPKE; encoded by the coding sequence ATGAAATTGGCATCATTGACAAATGTTTTAGTTGCAGGTGGAATTGCCCTCAGCGCCACTGCAACTATCAATCAGCCAAGTCAAGCTGAAAGTAGGCGAGGATTTTATTGTGACACTTCAGGAAACAAACCCGTGACGGTGTACACAAATCCTAGAGGTGTTAGTGAGCCTTGGATTCGCTGGACTTCCAATTACTTCAGAGATGCTGGCTACAATAAACTAACGCGCTGTCAAGACGTAAGTCAACGTTTGGAAAATTACCGCCGCAACAGAGACTTGAGATTTATTACTGTCGGCAAAATGAACGGACAAAATGTGATTTGCACCGCAAATCAAGTCAATGGACGCTGCGAAAAGTTGATATTGACTCTCAAACCCAATGAAGATGGGGTACAAGCGCTAAATAATCTCTTGGCTTGGCGGCAACCTTTAAGTAAAAGTAATAGAGCGCCTTACGTTGATTTGAGGGATCATCTAGGGATTCCCAAAGAATAA
- a CDS encoding beta strand repeat-containing protein, giving the protein MAAPLFNLSSLDGSNGFTINGNGTDSSGNSVSNAGDVNGDGIADLIIGAPGSGKSYVVFGSTNGFNASLDLSSLDGSNGFTINGNAADSSGSSVSNAGDINHDGIADLIIGAPGAALGAGQSYVVFGSNKGFSASFDLSSLDGSNGFAINGINARNSDGISDSSGTSVSNAGDVNGDGIADLIIGAPSALSIAGQSYVVFGSTNGFNASLNLSDLNGSNGFAINGNDTDSLGNSVSSAGDVNGDNIADLIIGAQGTGKSYVVFGSTSGFNASFDLSSLNGSNGFAINGNASDFFGASVSSAGDINNDGIDDLIVGAYNAASGAGQSYVVFGSSRGFDANFNLSSLNGSNGFAIKGINENDVSGYSVSAAGDVNGDRIADLIIGAPFAASGAGQSYVVFGNSSGFGANLNISNLDSSKGFVINGINGTDSSAISVSAAGDINGDKIDDLIVGAPGASAGAGQSYVVFGKKTPVNNAPVAVHDTFTTAKNTGFFIGVNTLLANDRDIDGNSLSITGVSGAINGTAVLKNNHTPNNSADDFILFTPIRGFSGAASFNYTITDGQLTSTAKVTVEVGARLFGGKGNEWINGTNGNDYIDGGNGKDTLNGGNGDDILLGGNGNDILVGGNGKDILDGGNGNDTLSGGFGQDTLIGGNGKDKFVLAATQGTDKITDFCKGTDLIGLSGGLSFGQLSFSGNKIIVTATDEILATLTGIHTTTLTAANFTIV; this is encoded by the coding sequence ATGGCTGCTCCATTATTCAATCTCTCATCCCTAGATGGCAGCAACGGCTTTACCATCAACGGCAATGGCACTGACTCTTCAGGTAACTCAGTTAGTAATGCTGGGGACGTTAACGGCGACGGCATCGCCGACCTAATTATTGGCGCACCTGGTTCAGGAAAGAGCTACGTAGTCTTTGGCAGCACTAACGGGTTCAATGCTAGTCTCGACCTTTCATCGCTGGATGGCAGCAACGGCTTTACCATCAACGGCAATGCTGCTGACTCATCAGGCAGTTCAGTTAGCAATGCCGGGGATATAAACCATGACGGCATCGCCGACCTAATTATTGGCGCACCTGGTGCAGCTTTGGGTGCAGGACAGAGCTACGTAGTCTTTGGCAGCAATAAAGGATTTAGTGCTAGTTTCGACCTCTCATCTCTGGATGGCAGCAACGGTTTTGCTATTAATGGCATTAATGCGCGGAACTCAGATGGTATCTCTGACTCATCAGGCACATCAGTTAGTAATGCTGGGGACGTTAATGGCGATGGCATCGCCGACCTAATTATTGGCGCACCCAGCGCCTTATCGATTGCAGGGCAGAGCTACGTGGTCTTTGGTAGTACCAACGGCTTCAATGCTAGCCTTAACCTCTCAGACCTCAACGGCAGCAACGGCTTTGCCATCAACGGCAATGACACCGACTCATTAGGTAACTCAGTTAGCAGTGCTGGGGATGTTAACGGCGACAACATTGCCGACCTAATTATTGGCGCGCAGGGTACTGGCAAGAGCTACGTAGTGTTTGGTAGTACTAGCGGCTTTAATGCCAGCTTCGACCTTTCATCTTTGAATGGCAGCAACGGCTTTGCAATCAACGGCAATGCCAGTGACTTTTTTGGCGCTTCAGTTAGTAGTGCTGGGGATATTAACAATGATGGCATCGACGATCTAATTGTTGGTGCATACAATGCCGCTTCGGGCGCAGGACAGAGCTATGTAGTTTTTGGTAGCTCTAGAGGTTTTGATGCCAACTTTAATCTGTCTAGTCTTAACGGCAGTAACGGCTTTGCAATTAAAGGCATTAATGAAAATGATGTCTCAGGCTACTCAGTTAGTGCGGCTGGAGATGTCAATGGCGATCGCATCGCTGACCTAATTATTGGCGCACCTTTTGCGGCTTCTGGTGCAGGACAGAGCTATGTGGTCTTTGGCAACAGTAGCGGCTTTGGTGCTAACCTCAATATCTCCAATCTCGACTCCAGCAAGGGCTTTGTCATCAATGGCATTAATGGTACTGACTCATCAGCTATTTCAGTTAGCGCTGCTGGAGATATCAACGGGGATAAAATCGACGACTTGATTGTTGGCGCACCTGGCGCATCTGCTGGTGCAGGTCAGAGCTACGTAGTTTTTGGTAAAAAAACACCAGTCAATAACGCACCTGTTGCCGTCCATGATACTTTTACGACTGCCAAAAATACTGGCTTTTTTATTGGAGTAAATACCCTGCTGGCAAACGATCGCGACATCGATGGCAACAGCCTCAGTATCACTGGTGTCAGTGGTGCAATCAATGGGACTGCGGTACTCAAAAATAACCACACTCCCAATAACTCGGCAGATGACTTCATCCTATTTACTCCAATTAGAGGGTTTAGTGGTGCAGCTAGCTTTAACTACACCATTACTGATGGTCAACTCACTAGTACCGCTAAGGTGACTGTGGAAGTGGGCGCTCGCCTTTTTGGTGGCAAGGGCAACGAGTGGATAAATGGTACTAATGGTAATGACTACATCGATGGCGGCAATGGTAAAGATACCCTCAATGGCGGCAATGGTGATGATATCCTCTTAGGCGGTAATGGTAACGATATCCTAGTTGGGGGTAATGGCAAAGACATCCTTGATGGCGGCAATGGTAATGACACATTGTCTGGTGGTTTTGGTCAAGATACCCTCATCGGTGGCAATGGCAAAGATAAATTTGTCTTGGCTGCAACACAAGGTACTGATAAAATTACTGACTTCTGCAAAGGTACTGACTTGATTGGATTGTCTGGTGGTTTAAGCTTCGGTCAACTCAGTTTTTCTGGCAACAAAATTATCGTCACTGCTACTGATGAAATTTTGGCAACGCTGACTGGTATCCATACCACAACGTTGACTGCGGCTAATTTCACTATCGTCTAA
- the urtE gene encoding urea ABC transporter ATP-binding subunit UrtE — protein MLQISNLDVYYGESHILRNVDLSVPSGQMICLIGRNGVGKSTLLKTIIGLLKPRSGTINLAGELINSKSPDQRAKLGIGYVPQGREIIPRLTVKENLLLGLEARRKPVKKAEIPEEVFSLFPVLKTMLSRMGGDLSGGQQQQLAIARALMGEPQLLVLDEPTEGIQPSIILEIEAAVRRIVETTGISVLLVEQHLHFVRQADYYYAMQKGGIVASGSTTELSQDVIQRFLAV, from the coding sequence ATGCTACAAATTTCTAATCTTGACGTTTACTACGGCGAAAGTCACATTCTCCGCAATGTAGATTTAAGCGTACCATCTGGGCAAATGATTTGCCTGATTGGACGCAATGGTGTAGGAAAATCTACATTACTCAAAACAATTATAGGTTTACTTAAACCCCGTAGCGGTACAATTAACTTAGCTGGAGAATTAATTAACTCGAAATCTCCAGACCAAAGGGCAAAGTTGGGAATTGGTTATGTTCCCCAAGGAAGAGAAATTATCCCCCGATTGACAGTAAAAGAAAATTTGCTGCTGGGGTTGGAGGCTAGACGCAAACCAGTAAAAAAAGCAGAAATTCCAGAGGAAGTTTTTAGCCTATTCCCGGTGTTAAAAACCATGCTTTCGCGGATGGGTGGTGATTTGAGTGGAGGACAGCAGCAACAATTAGCGATCGCTCGTGCTTTAATGGGAGAACCTCAATTACTTGTCTTAGATGAACCCACTGAAGGTATTCAACCCTCCATCATCCTCGAAATTGAAGCCGCAGTCCGTCGCATTGTCGAAACCACAGGCATTTCGGTTTTATTGGTAGAGCAACATTTACATTTTGTCCGTCAAGCAGATTACTATTACGCTATGCAAAAAGGCGGTATTGTCGCCTCTGGTTCCACAACCGAACTTAGCCAAGATGTGATTCAACGCTTCTTAGCTGTTTAA
- a CDS encoding ABC transporter permease, whose product MQKYLKVLRLFWGAAIAAELEYRVNFFIATLTSLGNLAGSLFGLFLFYRTGYTFSGWSWEAALVVLGIFTLLQGFSATFLASNLNRIVRHVQEGTLDFILLKPIPSQFWLSTHTLSPWGLPDLIFGSIIVGYAGKRLGVGINGYLLGVLPLLFSLVILYSLWFMLGATSIWFVKVYNATEVLRGLLEAGRYPIAAYPTAYRFFFTFVMPVAFLTTIPAEALLGRSEISWFIGAAILAIALFFTSTWFWRFALRFYTSASS is encoded by the coding sequence ATGCAGAAATATTTGAAAGTATTAAGACTATTTTGGGGTGCTGCGATCGCAGCTGAGTTAGAATATCGTGTTAACTTTTTCATCGCTACCCTCACCAGCTTGGGAAATCTTGCAGGTAGCCTTTTTGGACTATTCTTGTTTTACCGCACTGGCTATACTTTTAGTGGCTGGTCATGGGAAGCAGCTTTAGTAGTTCTCGGAATTTTTACCTTACTACAAGGATTTTCTGCTACTTTTCTAGCGTCAAACTTGAATCGCATTGTCCGCCATGTCCAAGAAGGCACTTTGGACTTTATATTATTAAAACCTATCCCCAGTCAGTTTTGGCTTTCCACTCATACCCTTTCGCCTTGGGGACTGCCGGATCTAATTTTTGGTAGTATTATCGTTGGCTATGCAGGTAAACGCCTTGGTGTCGGGATAAACGGCTATTTACTTGGTGTGCTGCCGTTATTGTTCAGTTTGGTGATTTTGTACAGCCTGTGGTTTATGCTGGGAGCGACGAGTATTTGGTTTGTTAAAGTATACAATGCTACCGAGGTGCTGCGTGGCTTGTTGGAAGCTGGACGATATCCTATTGCTGCATATCCCACTGCTTACCGCTTTTTCTTCACCTTTGTGATGCCAGTAGCTTTTTTAACTACAATACCAGCAGAGGCATTGCTGGGCCGTAGTGAAATTAGTTGGTTTATCGGTGCGGCAATATTAGCAATAGCCTTGTTTTTTACTTCTACTTGGTTTTGGCGATTTGCGTTGCGGTTTTATACTAGTGCTTCGAGTTAG